The following coding sequences lie in one Miscanthus floridulus cultivar M001 chromosome 9, ASM1932011v1, whole genome shotgun sequence genomic window:
- the LOC136482885 gene encoding uncharacterized protein, with translation MRAPLLSFVLLLAVVATVPLVPAVSKGEEAGTPAEENGGSIKPLSLDGYGPLEKAAKKPKKQILDAQATPKMIPDTYNQKPIEEQAETATTSTADDQPDKYVAYLVPNEEEEEAPAKVKKEKSDESADESAYHKKEKKVKKEKKKSDYLDDESTSSKKEKKEKSDDSDVSTSSKKKKKARTDDSDEDASLHKKEKKEKSVSGKKHKKDKSDDDSDSTSPKKEKQEKSVDSDASAYFNKEEKKSGDSEEATSLKKQKKEKKKKKKKKEKSEENSEEDAAPVDVSTDGQYVSSPKEEKSSEDAMPVDVSTTTGQYVSSSKTDVKPNGGERQISTNTDAYASPKQDTSSQPKGGASDELPPAAKSSATDAYASPKQQVVSSSQPMAGGSLDELPPAAKSSATPNPYLSSKQQVVSSQPMAGGSPDELPPQAKSSATPDPYANVPNEPVAGKPKLSMETFSGMIKRPIAKILSPVIKGVCAKTEYPEDCESSIGGLPGAASAAATDSVGVLKLAMEAVRQKVIVAMNAATDRMNVPGTDATTKDALDSCTSSYSDIKTSLDSVDDALKRGDVDTAHTNLDSVETDITTCDDGFQEHGIPSVMTDHDQELQKLASNLLSIGAAIHH, from the coding sequence ATGAGGGCGCCTCTCCTCTCCTTCGTCCTCCTCTTGGCCGTCGTCGCCACCGTGCCCCTGGTCCCGGCggtgagcaagggtgaagaagctGGTACCCCCGCTGAGGAAAATGGAGGCTCTATCAAGCCCCTGTCCCTCGACGGATATGGACCACTGGAGAAGGCTGCCAAGAAGCCCAAGAAGCAGATCTTGGACGCGCAAGCTACTCCGAAGATGATCCCCGACACCTATAATCAGAAACCCATTGAAGAACAAGCTGAAACGGCCACGACATCCACTGCTGATGACCAACCCGACAAATATGTGGCGTATCTAGTTCctaacgaggaggaggaggaagctcCTGCGAAGGTAAAGAAGGAGAAATCTGATGAGTCGGCGGATGAATCTGCTTAtcataagaaagaaaagaaggtaaagaaggaaaagaagaagtcAGATTATTTGGATGATGAATCCACATCatccaagaaggaaaagaaggagaaatcTGATGATTCTGATGTATCCACGtcttccaagaagaagaagaaggcgaggACTGACGATTCTGACGAAGATGCATCTCTtcataagaaggaaaagaaggagaagtcTGTATCTGGCAAGAAACACAAGAAGGATAAGTCTGATGATGATTCGGACAGTACATCTCCCAAGAAAGAAAAGCAGGAGAAATCTGTCGATTCGGATGCATCTGCATATTTcaacaaggaagagaagaaatccGGCGATTCGGAGGAAGCCACGTCTCTGAAAAagcaaaagaaggagaagaagaagaagaagaaaaagaaggaaaaatCCGAGGAGAACTCGGAGGAGGACGCTGCGCCCGTCGACGTCTCCACGGACGGCCAATATGTGTCGTCTCCCAAGGAGGAAAAATCCAGCGAGGACGCCATGCCGGTCGACGTCTCCACCACCACCGGCCAATACGTATCTTCTTCGAAGACCGACGTCAAGCCCAACGGAGGTGAGCGTCAGATCTCCACCAATACGGATGCGTACGCATCCCCAAAGCAGGACACCAGTAGCCAGCCCAAGGGTGGCGCTTCCGACGAGCTTCCGCCGGCCGCCAAGAGCTCCGCCACGGATGCATACGCATCTCCAAAGCAGCAGGTCGTCAGCAGCAGCCAGCCCATGGCCGGTGGTTCTCTCGACGAGCTTCCGCCGGCGGCCAAGAGCTCCGCCACCCCCAACCCGTACTTATCTTCAAAGCAGCAGGTCGTCAGCAGCCAGCCCATGGCCGGTGGGTCTCCCGACGAGCTTCCGCCGCAGGCCAAGAGCTCTGCCACCCCTGACCCGTACGCGAACGTGCCCAACGAGCCGGTAGCGGGGAAGCCGAAGCTGTCGATGGAGACGTTCTCGGGGATGATCAAGAGGCCGATCGCCAAGATCCTGAGCCCGGTGATCAAGGGCGTGTGCGCCAAGACGGAGTACCCGGAGGACTGCGAGTCCTCCATCGGCGGCCTACCCGGGGCCGCGTCGGCAGCGGCGACGGACAGCGTGGGCGTGCTGAAGCTGGCCATGGAGGCGGTGCGGCAGAAGGTGATCGTGGCTATGAACGCGGCGACGGACCGGATGAACGTGCCGGGGACGGACGCCACGACCAAGGACGCGCTCGACTCGTGCACGTCGTCGTACAGCGACATCAAGACGAGCCTGGACTCGGTGGACGACGCGCTCAAGCGCGGCGACGTCGACACGGCGCACACCAACCTAGACTCGGTGGAGACGGACATCACCACCTGCGACGACGGATTCCAGGAGCACGGCATCCCGTCGGTCATGACCGACCATGAccaggagctccagaagctcgccagcaacctcctctccatcgGCGCCGCCATCCATCActag